From the Nostoc sp. PCC 7107 genome, the window GGATGTCATTGCCAAATATGTAGAAGATGGGGAGGTGGCCCCTTATTGGTAGTAGAGTGCGGAAGTGATGTTTCTTTTGAAGGTCAAGAAAATATCACGGTATTTGGTTCTTCCCAATGGCTGGAACGTGGCTTTTGCAATCAATGTGGCACTCACCTATTTTGTAGATTGAAAGAAACAAGTGAGTACTTTATCCCTGTTGGCATATTTGAGCAGCCAAAAGATTTTATTTTCGATCATCAAATATTTATTGATGAAAAGCCTGCTTATTATGACTTTGCGAATGAAACAAACAATATGACTGGAGAAGAGTTTTTTGCTCAGGTTCGTCCATAACAAATTTCAAAAAGCCTCTTCTATTTTCTGGAAATCGCGTTGCACTTCATTCCACAAAGCTTTGTTATGAGGATCAGTTTTTAGGGCTTTTTTGAGATAAATTCTGGCTTTGAGAACTTGATTATCGTTAATTAGCGCTCGTCCCCAGATTTGATAGGCGATTGCTAACCATTGGCGTACTTCCGCATCTTTGGGTAAACGCTCAGCTAAAGCTTCCGCAAGGGCGATCGCTTGGGGAAATCTTTTGGCTTTTAAAAATCTTTGTAATTGCTCATAAGTCTTCCACTTCAGCCGTTGTTCAATTTCTCCAATATTCGCTGGAGGTGACTGTGGTTTTTCTGTGGTGACTGTGGTTTTAGCCGCAGTTTCTTGACGATTCGCCTTTGGTTCTTCGCACCTAGAAACGAAGGTTTCAGTAGTGACTGTAGTTTTAGGCGTTGCTTTTGGTTCCTCGCGCCTAGGCGTGAACGGCTGACTTGAAGGCTGTTCGACTGTTTCTTCTGGCGGTACTACCGTTAAGAGCAGCCTATAAGCTTCTGTCAAGGCAATAAACTTATCCTTAGCTTTTTTGTCATCAGGGTTGATATCGGGATGATATTGCTGCGCCAGCCGTCTGTAAGACGTTTTGATTTCGGCAAAAGAGGCTCCCGACCTTAAACCCAATAAACGGTAGCAATCTCCTAGATCCATGTCGAGATATCAGCTATCTAATATACAGCTATCAGCCTTCTGCTTTAAGCATAAGGTTTTAATGATAAACAATAATTTTCTAATTTATAGTTCAAACTAGACAGTTTTGGGAAAGTCAAAAGGTAAAAGGCAAAAGTCAAAAGAAATTAAGCATCCTTAAAACTTTTGCTTTCTTACAAAGTTAGGCGGGACGGAAACCGACACCGCCTACTTTGCGCTTTTTACTTTTACCTTTTGACTTCATCCTAGATTCGTTCTTCAATTACACGGTCAATCAATCCGTATTCTTTAGCTTCTTGGGCAGACATAAAGAAATCACGATCCATGTCTTTCTCAATTTTGGCTAGAGGTTGACCAGTGTTTTGAGAGTAAATGTTATTGAGTTGATGGCGAATCCGCAGAATTTCTTTGGCTTCGATTTCGATGTCAGTTGCTTGTCCACGGGTTCCACCAGAAGGTTGATGAATCATAATCCGGGAATGGGGTAATGCCAACCGCTTGCCTTTAGTACCAGCAGTTAACAAGAAAGAACCCATTGACGCAGCTAGACCAACACAAATGGTGACAACATCAGATTTGATGTGTTGCATCGTATCATAAATTGCCAAGCCAGATGTGACCATCCCACCAGGTGAATTGATATACAGATAAATATCTTTACCTGGGTCTTCCGAATCCAGATACAGCATTACTGCGATGATTTGGTTAGCAATTTCATCATCAACATCACGCCCCAAGAAAATAATCCGTTCCCGGTAAAGGCGATCGTAGATGCTAATCCAATCTGTATACTGACCTCCGGGCATCCGGTAAGGAACTTTAGGAACGCCTATAGGCATTTTTTTGACTCCGTTTGTGATTTAGTAATTATTTAAAGGAAGAGGAAACAGGAAATTTAATTTTTTCTACCTCCTGCCTCCTGCCTCCTGCCTTCTTAAAGGACACTAGCAGGCAGTGGTGGATTAGCGAGTTCTTCTTTTTCAAACACCCGGTCAATTAAACCGTACTCTTTCGCCTGGTAGGCATTCATGTAGAAGAGACGATCCATGTCTTTGGTGATTTTTTCTCCGGTTTGTCCGGTGGTTCGAGTCAAAATCTCCACCAATGATGCCTTGTTTGCCAGAACTTCCTTCGCCCGAATTTGAATATCCGTAGCTTGACCTTGGGCGTAGCTCTTGGGCTGGTGCAGGATAATACTAGCGTTGGGTAAGCTGGCGCGGCAACCTTTGGTACCAGCACTAAGTAGCATTGCTGCCATACCCATCGCCGAACCAATACAAATGGTGTGGATGGGTGGCTTAATGTATTTCATTGTGTCAAAAATGGCGAAGGCTTCAGTTTCAAAGCCAACAGGTTCGCCACTATAACC encodes:
- a CDS encoding GFA family protein, which produces MSDKHQGKGKCLCGAVKIFVSTVNKNIGGCHCQICRRWGGGPLLVVECGSDVSFEGQENITVFGSSQWLERGFCNQCGTHLFCRLKETSEYFIPVGIFEQPKDFIFDHQIFIDEKPAYYDFANETNNMTGEEFFAQVRP
- a CDS encoding J domain-containing protein, which translates into the protein MDLGDCYRLLGLRSGASFAEIKTSYRRLAQQYHPDINPDDKKAKDKFIALTEAYRLLLTVVPPEETVEQPSSQPFTPRREEPKATPKTTVTTETFVSRCEEPKANRQETAAKTTVTTEKPQSPPANIGEIEQRLKWKTYEQLQRFLKAKRFPQAIALAEALAERLPKDAEVRQWLAIAYQIWGRALINDNQVLKARIYLKKALKTDPHNKALWNEVQRDFQKIEEAF
- a CDS encoding ATP-dependent Clp protease proteolytic subunit translates to MDISPIKAVQAPYYGDNFYRTPPPDLPSLLLKERIVYLGMPLVPAVTELIVAQLLYLQSDDPEKPIKIYINSTGTSGYSGEPVGFETEAFAIFDTMKYIKPPIHTICIGSAMGMAAMLLSAGTKGCRASLPNASIILHQPKSYAQGQATDIQIRAKEVLANKASLVEILTRTTGQTGEKITKDMDRLFYMNAYQAKEYGLIDRVFEKEELANPPLPASVL
- a CDS encoding ATP-dependent Clp protease proteolytic subunit; amino-acid sequence: MPIGVPKVPYRMPGGQYTDWISIYDRLYRERIIFLGRDVDDEIANQIIAVMLYLDSEDPGKDIYLYINSPGGMVTSGLAIYDTMQHIKSDVVTICVGLAASMGSFLLTAGTKGKRLALPHSRIMIHQPSGGTRGQATDIEIEAKEILRIRHQLNNIYSQNTGQPLAKIEKDMDRDFFMSAQEAKEYGLIDRVIEERI